A genomic segment from Gossypium hirsutum isolate 1008001.06 chromosome D04, Gossypium_hirsutum_v2.1, whole genome shotgun sequence encodes:
- the LOC107925971 gene encoding uncharacterized protein, whose product MISLEGVSSIRKTHDMLPIHSKPKLWNPSIAPNPPTFKKILPLKISNTWNENKEANESKAGRIKRLVLSNEGRTKLNTFPDREFYAYPRFVTHVDDGFIATLTDLYRERLKPGSEILDLMSSWISHLPNEVVYKRVVGHGLNAQELARNSRMDYFFVKDLNQDQKLEIEDSSFDAVLCTVSVQYLQQPEKAFAEVFRVLRPGGVFIVSFSNRLFYEKAINAWRDGTAYSRVQLVLQYFQCIEGFTQPEVIRELPSAGNSQDDKSPCSWFMKWLGLFSGSDPFYAVIAYKNFKPVYD is encoded by the exons ATGATTTCCCTGGAAGGGGTTTCAAGTATTCGGAAAACACATGATATGCTACCTATTCACTCAAAACCCAAGCTATGGAACCCATCCATTGCACCAAATCCACCAACATTTAAAAAGATTCTTCCACTAAAAATTTCAAACACTTGGAATGAAAACAAGGAAGCAAATGAATCAAAAGCAGGCAGAATCAAACGCCTGGTGCTTTCCAATGAAGGCAGAACCAAGCTCAACACCTTTCCCGACAGGGAATTCTATGCTTACCCCAGGTTTGTAACTCATGTTGATGATGGATTCATTGCCACACTAACAGATTTGTACAGGGAGAGGCTAAAGCCTGGCTCAGAGATTCTTGACCTCATGAGTTCATGGATTAGCCATCTACCAAATGAAGTCGTTTACAAAAGAGTGGTAGGGCATGGACTTAATGCTCAGGAGCTTGCCAGGAATTCTAGGATGGATTACTTCTTTGTCAAGGATCTAAATCAGGACCAGAAGCTCGAGATTGAAGACTCAAGTTTCGATGCTGTGCTATGCACGGTCAGTGTACAGTATCTTCAGCAACCTGAGAAG GCTTTTGCAGAAGTTTTTCGCGTGCTTAGGCCAGGAGGCGTATTCATTGTGAGCTTCAGCAATAGGCTTTTCTATGAGAAAGCAATCAATGCCTGGAGAGATGGAACTGCATATAGTAGAGTACAACTTGTTCTTCAGTATTTCCAGTGTATTGAAGGGTTCACACAGCCGGAAGTGATCCGGGAATTACCGAGTGCTGGTAATTCTCAAGATGACAAGTCGCCGTGTAGTTGGTTCATGAAGTGGCTTGGGTTATTTTCGGGTTCAGACCCCTTTTATGCTGTCATAGCTTACAAGAACTTCAAACCTGTATATGATTGA